From the genome of Azospira restricta, one region includes:
- a CDS encoding ethylbenzene dehydrogenase-related protein, with product MKKQTILLAASALAASAAMAADPASIDWDKIPTSKLFLYYPGQSSYEWLRSDLHKGAAREVRRGDSCVSCHDMEDEEETQGGKILGDGHPLEPVALKGKNGHLELRVQAAYDDRNAYLRFQWQTNSKSRPGIDYPAYRFDGKEWKSYGAQRLLPQVVSGKTPAVYEDRLSFMVDDGKVPGFAQQGCWLTCHDGERTMPKEASKEEVAANPLLSAIKKVDVRKYLPVSRTDPSDWKTGKPVEEIEKAKAAGEFLDLIQWRAHRTNPVGGVDDGYVLDWRHFDQGKNHFASNMDGQTKQPKFMYDAAKFGARALVADDFGKKEQFLIKGVNAVPFDPNAGWKEGDILPQYVLSAADAAGSAADNKGSGTWKDGTWSVVIVRPLGLANSDDKSLKAGGVYNVGFAVHDDNMTARGHHVSYVKTLGLGAKADITAVKLP from the coding sequence ATGAAAAAGCAAACGATCCTGCTGGCCGCGTCTGCGCTCGCCGCCAGCGCCGCGATGGCCGCCGACCCCGCCAGCATCGACTGGGACAAGATTCCGACGAGCAAGCTGTTCCTCTACTACCCTGGCCAGTCATCTTACGAATGGCTGCGCAGCGACCTGCACAAGGGCGCCGCGCGCGAAGTCAGGCGCGGCGACTCCTGCGTGTCCTGCCACGACATGGAGGACGAGGAGGAAACCCAGGGCGGCAAGATTCTCGGCGACGGCCACCCGCTCGAACCGGTGGCGCTGAAAGGCAAGAACGGCCATCTCGAACTCAGGGTGCAGGCCGCCTACGACGACAGGAACGCCTACCTGCGCTTCCAGTGGCAGACCAACAGCAAGAGCCGCCCAGGCATCGACTACCCCGCCTACCGCTTCGACGGCAAGGAGTGGAAATCCTACGGCGCGCAGCGCCTGCTGCCGCAGGTGGTCAGCGGCAAGACGCCGGCGGTCTACGAAGACCGCCTGTCATTCATGGTCGACGATGGCAAGGTGCCGGGCTTCGCCCAGCAGGGTTGCTGGCTGACCTGCCACGATGGCGAGCGGACCATGCCGAAGGAGGCGAGCAAGGAAGAAGTCGCCGCCAATCCGCTGCTGAGCGCGATCAAGAAGGTCGACGTGCGCAAATACCTGCCGGTGAGCCGGACCGATCCGTCCGACTGGAAGACCGGCAAGCCGGTCGAGGAAATCGAAAAGGCCAAGGCCGCCGGCGAATTCCTCGACCTGATCCAGTGGCGCGCCCACCGTACCAACCCGGTCGGCGGCGTCGACGACGGCTACGTGCTCGACTGGCGCCACTTCGACCAGGGCAAGAACCACTTCGCGTCGAACATGGACGGCCAGACCAAGCAGCCGAAGTTCATGTACGACGCGGCGAAGTTCGGCGCCAGGGCACTGGTCGCCGACGACTTCGGCAAGAAGGAGCAGTTCCTGATCAAGGGCGTCAATGCCGTTCCCTTCGACCCCAACGCCGGCTGGAAGGAAGGCGACATCCTGCCGCAGTACGTCCTGAGCGCCGCCGACGCCGCCGGCTCCGCGGCCGACAACAAGGGCTCGGGCACCTGGAAGGACGGGACGTGGAGCGTCGTCATCGTTCGCCCGCTCGGGCTCGCCAACAGCGACGACAAGTCGCTCAAGGCCGGCGGCGTCTATAACGTCGGCTTCGCGGTTCACGACGACAACATGACCGCGCGCGGCCATCACGTTTCCTACGTGAAGACGCTGGGCCTCGGCGCCAAGGCCGATATCACGGCGGTCAAGCTGCCCTGA